From the Castor canadensis chromosome 9, mCasCan1.hap1v2, whole genome shotgun sequence genome, one window contains:
- the Gak gene encoding cyclin-G-associated kinase isoform X8 translates to MHKQKPPIIHRDLKVENLLLSNQGTIKLCDFGSATTISHYPDYSWSAQKRAMVEEEITRNTTPMYRTPEIVDLYSNFPIGEKQDIWALGCILYLLCFQQHPFEDGAKLRIVNGKYSIPVNDTRYTVFHDLIRAMLKVNPEERLSVAEVVRQLQEIAAARNVNPKAPITELLEQNGGYGNPGPSRVPPPAGCPVTSGYSGGLALAEYDQPYGGFFDILRGGTERLFTNLKDTSSKVIQSVASYAKGDLDISYVTSRIAVMSFPAEGVESAIKNNIEDVRLFLDAKHAGHYAVYNLSPRTYRASKFHNRVSECGWTARRAPHLHSLYTLCRNMHAWLREDPRNVCVVHCVDGRAASAVAVCAFLCFCRLFSTAEAAVYMFSMKRCPPGIWPSHKRYIEYVCDMVAEEPITPHSKPMLVKAVVMTPVPLFSKQRNGCRPFCEVYVGEERMTTTSQEYDRMKEFKIEDGKAVIPLGITVQGDVLIVIYHARSTLGGRLQAKMASMKMFQIQFHTGFVPRNATTVKFAKYDLDACDIQEKYPDLFQVNLEVEVEPRDRPSRETPPWENTSLRGLNPKILFSSREEQQDILSKFGKPELPRQPGSTAQYDAETGSPEAEVTESDSPQSSSTDANHFLHTLDWQDEKEPEMGPENTSPKESRSVLIPERDGSEMSDEEELPFPSEDRQPGAGEDTPGLTARSRQQDLIFEAVTPATPQETAPSEEGIDLLGLHSEVDLELTAPSEACRPPSSNADLLSRLLGPPDSAPVGSPGDLLGNEAPLLLASPVTPLSARSTSQGGTPATADPFDPLLLSSNPDTQPCSKPDLFGDFLNADSTVASGSPAFPSTHSAPPPACSTTFMQLGDLPAEPSKVTTSSSQPDLLGGWDTWAEAAVPGPAPTPSTEGALFSPGGQPTPPGPQSSQNKSQTLDPFADLGDLSSSLQGSPAGFPSGGFVPKSAPSSKGGGSWQTSRPPAQGTSWSPQAKPPPKACAQPRSHYATNFSVIGGREERGVRAPSFAQKPKVSENDFEDLLPSQGFSKSDRKGPRTMAEMRKQDLARDTDPLKLKLLDWIEGKERNIRALLSTLHTVLWDGESRWTPVSMADLVTPEQVKKQYRRAVLVVHPDKATGQPYEQYAKMIFMELNDAWSEFENQGSRSLF, encoded by the exons GCCCTGGGCTGTATCTTGTACCTGCTGTGTTTCCAGCAGCATCCTTTTGAGGATGGAGCAAAACTTCGGATAGTCAATGGGAAGTACTCAATTCCTGTGAATGATACTCGGTACACAGTCTTCCACGACCTCATTC GTGCCATGCTGAAGGTCAACCCTGAAGAACGGCTGTCTGTTGCTGAGGTAGTGCGCCAGCTGCAGGAGATTGCAGCAGCCAGGAATGTGAACCCCAAGGCTCCCATCACAGAG CTGCTGGAGCAGAATGGAGGCTATGGGAACCCAGGGCCATCCCGAGTGCCACCCCCTGCTGGGTGCCCCGTGACCAGTGGCTATAGTGGAG GCCTCGCTCTGGCTGAGTATGACCAGCCTTACGGTGGGTTCTTTGACATCCTTCGGGGTGGGACAGAGCGACTCTTCACTAATCTCAAGGACACCTCCTCCAAGGTCATCCAGTCTGTGGCTAG ctatgcaaaaGGAGACCTGGACATATCTTATGTCACATCCAGGATTGCAG TGATGTCCTTCCCAGCAGAAGGTGTAGAGTCAGCAATCAAAAATAACATAGAAGATGTGAGGTTGTTTCTGGATGCTAAGCACGCAGGACACTATGCTGTGTATAATTTATCCCCAAGGACGTACCGGGCCTCCAAATTCCACAACCGG GTCTCTGAGTGTGGCTGGACAGCCAGGCGTGCGCCACACCTCCACAGCTTGTACACCCTCTGTAGGAACATGCACGCTTGGCTCCGGGAGGACCCCAGGAACGTCTGCGTTGTGCACTGTGTG GACGGGAGAGCTGCATCTGCTGTGGCTGTCTGTGCCTTCTTGTGCTTCTGCCGACTCTTCAGCACCGCGGAGGCTGCTGTGTACATGTTCAGCATGAAGCGCTGCCCGCCAGGCATTTGGCCGTCCCACAAAAG GTACATCGAGTATGTGTGTGACATGGTAGCGGAGGAGCCCATCACACCCCACAGCAAGCCGATGCTGGTGAAGGCTGTGGTCATGACACCTGTGCCGCTGTTCAGCAAGCAAAGGAATGGCTGTCGGCCTTTCTGTGAGGTCTATGTGGGAGAGGAGCGCATGACCACCACATCTCAGGAGTATGATAGGATGAA GGAATTTAAAATTGAGGATGGCAAGGCAGTCATCCCCCTGGGCATAACAGTTCAAGGGGACGTGCTCATTGTCATTTACCATGCCAGGTCCACCCTGGGAGGGAGGCTGCAGGCCAAG ATGGCGTCCATGAAGATGTTCCAGATCCAGTTCCACACTGGCTTTGTGCCTCGGAATGCAACCACTGTGAAATTTGCCAA GTATGACCTGGATGCGTGCGATATTCAGGAGAAGTACCCAGATCTATTCCAAGTGAACCTAGAAGTGGAGGTGGAGCCCAGGGACAGGCCAAGCCGGGAGACCCCACCATGGGAGAACACCAGCCTGAGGGGGCTGAACCCAAAGATCCTGTTTTCCAGTCGTGAGGAGCAGCAGGATATCCTCTCTAAGTTTG GGAAGCCAGAGCTCCCCAGGCAGCCAGGCTCCACAGCTCAGTATGATGCTGAAACGGGGTCTCCAGAGGCTGAGGTCACAGAATCGGACTCGCCGCAGAGCAGCAGTACAGATGCCAACCACTTCCTTCACACGCTGGACTGGCAGG atgagaaagaaCCAGAGATGGGTCCAGAAAATACCTCTCCTAAGGAGAGTCGGTCTGTTCTGATTCCAGAGAGAGACGGAAGTGAAATGTCAGATGAAGAGGAGCTCCCATTCCCTAGTGAAGACAGGCAGCCAGGGGCTGGTGAGGACACACCAGGCCTGACAGCCAGGTCCAGACAGCAAGACTTAATATTTGAGGCAGTCACGCCAGCCACACCACAGGAGACTGCACCATCGGAAGAGGGCATTGACCTCCTGGGACTGCACTCTGAGGTGGACCTGGAGCTCACTGCCCCCTCAGAGGCCTGCAGGCCCCCTTCCAGCAATGCTGACCTGCTCAGTCGCCTCCTTGGACCACCTGACTCTGCCCCAGTGGGGTCCCCAGGTGACCTGCTTGGCAACGAGGCCCCCTTGCTCCTGGCAAGTCCAGTTACTCCCCTAAGTGCACGGAGCACCTCACAAGGAGGGACCCCCGCCACTG CAGACCCATTTGACCCGCTTCTGCTGTCATCCAACCCCGACACCCAGCCCTGCTCCAAGCCTGATCTCTTTGGTGACTTTCTCAACGCTGACTCCACAGTGGCCTCTGGCTCACCTGCCTTCCCCTCCACCCACAgcgccccacccccagcctgtaGTACCACCTTTATGCAACTAG GGGATCTGCCAGCAGAGCCTAGCAAGGTGACAACCTCCTCCAGCCAACCGGATCTGCTGGGAGGGTGGGATACGTGGGCCGAGGCTGCTGTACCCGGGCCAGCCCCCACACCCAGCACAGAAG GTGCCCTTTTCTCTCCTGGAGGTCAGCCAACCCCTCCCGGCCCGCAGTCTAGCCAGAACAAGTCTCAAACCCTGGACCCATTTGCTGACCTTGGGGACCTCAGCTCCAGTCTGCAAG GTTCGCCTGCTGGATTCCCTTCTGGGGGATTTGTTCCCAAGTCAGCTCCCTCTTCTAAGGGTGGTGGCTCCTGGCAGACAAGTCGACCACCAGCCCAGGGCACCTCGTGGTCCCCCCAGGCCAAGCCACCCCCCAAAGCCTGTGCACAGCCAAGGTCTCACTATGCTACCAACTTCAGCGTGATTGGGGGCCGAGAGGAGAGGGGTGTCCGTGCGCCCAGCTTTG ccCAAAAACCCAAGGTCTCAGAGAACGACTTTGAAGACTTGCTGCCTAGTCAAGGGTTCTCCAAGTCCGATAGGAAGGGTCCAAGGACCATGGCAGAGATGCGGAAGCAGGACCTCGCCAGAGATACAGACCCGCTCAAGCTGAAG CTGCTGGACTGGATTGAAGGCAAGGAGAGGAACATTCGTGCACTGCTGTCCACACTGCACACAGTGCTGTGGGATGGGGAGAGCCGCTGGACACCAGTGAGCATGGCTGATCTGGTGACCCCAGAGCAGGTGAAGAAGCAGTACCGCCGTGCAGTGCTGGTTGTGCACCCCGACAAG GCTACGGGGCAGCCATATGAGCAGTACGCCAAGATGATCTTCATGGAACTGAACGATGCCTGGTCTGAGTTTGAGAACCAAGGCTCCCGGTCCCTCTTCTGA
- the Gak gene encoding cyclin-G-associated kinase isoform X9: protein MVEEEITRNTTPMYRTPEIVDLYSNFPIGEKQDIWALGCILYLLCFQQHPFEDGAKLRIVNGKYSIPVNDTRYTVFHDLIRAMLKVNPEERLSVAEVVRQLQEIAAARNVNPKAPITELLEQNGGYGNPGPSRVPPPAGCPVTSGYSGGLALAEYDQPYGGFFDILRGGTERLFTNLKDTSSKVIQSVASYAKGDLDISYVTSRIAVMSFPAEGVESAIKNNIEDVRLFLDAKHAGHYAVYNLSPRTYRASKFHNRVSECGWTARRAPHLHSLYTLCRNMHAWLREDPRNVCVVHCVDGRAASAVAVCAFLCFCRLFSTAEAAVYMFSMKRCPPGIWPSHKRYIEYVCDMVAEEPITPHSKPMLVKAVVMTPVPLFSKQRNGCRPFCEVYVGEERMTTTSQEYDRMKEFKIEDGKAVIPLGITVQGDVLIVIYHARSTLGGRLQAKMASMKMFQIQFHTGFVPRNATTVKFAKYDLDACDIQEKYPDLFQVNLEVEVEPRDRPSRETPPWENTSLRGLNPKILFSSREEQQDILSKFGKPELPRQPGSTAQYDAETGSPEAEVTESDSPQSSSTDANHFLHTLDWQDEKEPEMGPENTSPKESRSVLIPERDGSEMSDEEELPFPSEDRQPGAGEDTPGLTARSRQQDLIFEAVTPATPQETAPSEEGIDLLGLHSEVDLELTAPSEACRPPSSNADLLSRLLGPPDSAPVGSPGDLLGNEAPLLLASPVTPLSARSTSQGGTPATADPFDPLLLSSNPDTQPCSKPDLFGDFLNADSTVASGSPAFPSTHSAPPPACSTTFMQLGDLPAEPSKVTTSSSQPDLLGGWDTWAEAAVPGPAPTPSTEGALFSPGGQPTPPGPQSSQNKSQTLDPFADLGDLSSSLQGSPAGFPSGGFVPKSAPSSKGGGSWQTSRPPAQGTSWSPQAKPPPKACAQPRSHYATNFSVIGGREERGVRAPSFAQKPKVSENDFEDLLPSQGFSKSDRKGPRTMAEMRKQDLARDTDPLKLKLLDWIEGKERNIRALLSTLHTVLWDGESRWTPVSMADLVTPEQVKKQYRRAVLVVHPDKATGQPYEQYAKMIFMELNDAWSEFENQGSRSLF from the exons GCCCTGGGCTGTATCTTGTACCTGCTGTGTTTCCAGCAGCATCCTTTTGAGGATGGAGCAAAACTTCGGATAGTCAATGGGAAGTACTCAATTCCTGTGAATGATACTCGGTACACAGTCTTCCACGACCTCATTC GTGCCATGCTGAAGGTCAACCCTGAAGAACGGCTGTCTGTTGCTGAGGTAGTGCGCCAGCTGCAGGAGATTGCAGCAGCCAGGAATGTGAACCCCAAGGCTCCCATCACAGAG CTGCTGGAGCAGAATGGAGGCTATGGGAACCCAGGGCCATCCCGAGTGCCACCCCCTGCTGGGTGCCCCGTGACCAGTGGCTATAGTGGAG GCCTCGCTCTGGCTGAGTATGACCAGCCTTACGGTGGGTTCTTTGACATCCTTCGGGGTGGGACAGAGCGACTCTTCACTAATCTCAAGGACACCTCCTCCAAGGTCATCCAGTCTGTGGCTAG ctatgcaaaaGGAGACCTGGACATATCTTATGTCACATCCAGGATTGCAG TGATGTCCTTCCCAGCAGAAGGTGTAGAGTCAGCAATCAAAAATAACATAGAAGATGTGAGGTTGTTTCTGGATGCTAAGCACGCAGGACACTATGCTGTGTATAATTTATCCCCAAGGACGTACCGGGCCTCCAAATTCCACAACCGG GTCTCTGAGTGTGGCTGGACAGCCAGGCGTGCGCCACACCTCCACAGCTTGTACACCCTCTGTAGGAACATGCACGCTTGGCTCCGGGAGGACCCCAGGAACGTCTGCGTTGTGCACTGTGTG GACGGGAGAGCTGCATCTGCTGTGGCTGTCTGTGCCTTCTTGTGCTTCTGCCGACTCTTCAGCACCGCGGAGGCTGCTGTGTACATGTTCAGCATGAAGCGCTGCCCGCCAGGCATTTGGCCGTCCCACAAAAG GTACATCGAGTATGTGTGTGACATGGTAGCGGAGGAGCCCATCACACCCCACAGCAAGCCGATGCTGGTGAAGGCTGTGGTCATGACACCTGTGCCGCTGTTCAGCAAGCAAAGGAATGGCTGTCGGCCTTTCTGTGAGGTCTATGTGGGAGAGGAGCGCATGACCACCACATCTCAGGAGTATGATAGGATGAA GGAATTTAAAATTGAGGATGGCAAGGCAGTCATCCCCCTGGGCATAACAGTTCAAGGGGACGTGCTCATTGTCATTTACCATGCCAGGTCCACCCTGGGAGGGAGGCTGCAGGCCAAG ATGGCGTCCATGAAGATGTTCCAGATCCAGTTCCACACTGGCTTTGTGCCTCGGAATGCAACCACTGTGAAATTTGCCAA GTATGACCTGGATGCGTGCGATATTCAGGAGAAGTACCCAGATCTATTCCAAGTGAACCTAGAAGTGGAGGTGGAGCCCAGGGACAGGCCAAGCCGGGAGACCCCACCATGGGAGAACACCAGCCTGAGGGGGCTGAACCCAAAGATCCTGTTTTCCAGTCGTGAGGAGCAGCAGGATATCCTCTCTAAGTTTG GGAAGCCAGAGCTCCCCAGGCAGCCAGGCTCCACAGCTCAGTATGATGCTGAAACGGGGTCTCCAGAGGCTGAGGTCACAGAATCGGACTCGCCGCAGAGCAGCAGTACAGATGCCAACCACTTCCTTCACACGCTGGACTGGCAGG atgagaaagaaCCAGAGATGGGTCCAGAAAATACCTCTCCTAAGGAGAGTCGGTCTGTTCTGATTCCAGAGAGAGACGGAAGTGAAATGTCAGATGAAGAGGAGCTCCCATTCCCTAGTGAAGACAGGCAGCCAGGGGCTGGTGAGGACACACCAGGCCTGACAGCCAGGTCCAGACAGCAAGACTTAATATTTGAGGCAGTCACGCCAGCCACACCACAGGAGACTGCACCATCGGAAGAGGGCATTGACCTCCTGGGACTGCACTCTGAGGTGGACCTGGAGCTCACTGCCCCCTCAGAGGCCTGCAGGCCCCCTTCCAGCAATGCTGACCTGCTCAGTCGCCTCCTTGGACCACCTGACTCTGCCCCAGTGGGGTCCCCAGGTGACCTGCTTGGCAACGAGGCCCCCTTGCTCCTGGCAAGTCCAGTTACTCCCCTAAGTGCACGGAGCACCTCACAAGGAGGGACCCCCGCCACTG CAGACCCATTTGACCCGCTTCTGCTGTCATCCAACCCCGACACCCAGCCCTGCTCCAAGCCTGATCTCTTTGGTGACTTTCTCAACGCTGACTCCACAGTGGCCTCTGGCTCACCTGCCTTCCCCTCCACCCACAgcgccccacccccagcctgtaGTACCACCTTTATGCAACTAG GGGATCTGCCAGCAGAGCCTAGCAAGGTGACAACCTCCTCCAGCCAACCGGATCTGCTGGGAGGGTGGGATACGTGGGCCGAGGCTGCTGTACCCGGGCCAGCCCCCACACCCAGCACAGAAG GTGCCCTTTTCTCTCCTGGAGGTCAGCCAACCCCTCCCGGCCCGCAGTCTAGCCAGAACAAGTCTCAAACCCTGGACCCATTTGCTGACCTTGGGGACCTCAGCTCCAGTCTGCAAG GTTCGCCTGCTGGATTCCCTTCTGGGGGATTTGTTCCCAAGTCAGCTCCCTCTTCTAAGGGTGGTGGCTCCTGGCAGACAAGTCGACCACCAGCCCAGGGCACCTCGTGGTCCCCCCAGGCCAAGCCACCCCCCAAAGCCTGTGCACAGCCAAGGTCTCACTATGCTACCAACTTCAGCGTGATTGGGGGCCGAGAGGAGAGGGGTGTCCGTGCGCCCAGCTTTG ccCAAAAACCCAAGGTCTCAGAGAACGACTTTGAAGACTTGCTGCCTAGTCAAGGGTTCTCCAAGTCCGATAGGAAGGGTCCAAGGACCATGGCAGAGATGCGGAAGCAGGACCTCGCCAGAGATACAGACCCGCTCAAGCTGAAG CTGCTGGACTGGATTGAAGGCAAGGAGAGGAACATTCGTGCACTGCTGTCCACACTGCACACAGTGCTGTGGGATGGGGAGAGCCGCTGGACACCAGTGAGCATGGCTGATCTGGTGACCCCAGAGCAGGTGAAGAAGCAGTACCGCCGTGCAGTGCTGGTTGTGCACCCCGACAAG GCTACGGGGCAGCCATATGAGCAGTACGCCAAGATGATCTTCATGGAACTGAACGATGCCTGGTCTGAGTTTGAGAACCAAGGCTCCCGGTCCCTCTTCTGA